Proteins from one Ranitomeya variabilis isolate aRanVar5 chromosome 1, aRanVar5.hap1, whole genome shotgun sequence genomic window:
- the MLLT11 gene encoding protein AF1q, with the protein MLDTLSSQYDSFLFWKLPIPELDLSELECLGLETTTKTSKAGSVEEDTLLEYTAFNFWREPIASIDTLDFDLI; encoded by the coding sequence atgctggacacactaagcaGCCAATATGATTCCTTTCTGTTCTGGAAACTTCCTATCCCAGAATTGGATCTCTCTGAACTGGAGTGCCTTGGCTTAGAAACAACGACCAAGACTTCCAAAGCTGGATCCGTAGAGGAAGACACCCTGCTTGAGTACACTGCCTTCAACTTCTGGCGAGAACCCATTGCCAGCATTGATACCTTGGACTTTGACTTGATATAA